One Serinus canaria isolate serCan28SL12 unplaced genomic scaffold, serCan2020 HiC_scaffold_423, whole genome shotgun sequence genomic window, GTGAGGTTAAAGAATCACGTCCACGTAGTGCCTGTGCCTTCCTCCCGGTGGTGATTCCCTGGAGGATGAAAGCAGAGATGGGCTGGAGAAATGCGGACGCAGGAGATCGGCGCTGGACGAAAAGCGACATCTCCGTGGCGACTGTGCCCTGTATGGAGCACGGCAGGGCGGGCAGCGCTCGGTGCCTGCAGTGCCGGGAGGAGGCTGCGGGCGCCGCTGTTGACCGAGAGGAGCGAGAGGAAGCTCGGAGCGCTGCAGCCCCGCCCGCTGCGGAGCGGCTCTCTCGGTTGTTCGCTCGCTCACCGAACCTGCGTTGCGCGATCTTCCCCGCGGTGCTGGTTCCATTTTAGAGCCAGAAGGAGGGACCGGCAGCAGATACGCACAGTGCAGAAGCTGAGAGCATTGAGTGGTAGCGGATTGGATCGGCGGTGCTGCGGTGGAGCGGTTCTGCGGCGATGTGCGCGGCGGGGAGGCGCTGGGGCCGGCGGCAGcgagctctgctctgggccgTCCTGCTGGCGGCGTGGGAGGCGGCGTGGGGGCAGCTGCGCTACTCGGTGCCCGAGGAGATGCCCAAGGGCTCGTTCGTGGGCGACGTGGCCAAGGACCTGGGGCTGCAGTTGCCGGCGCTCCGAGATAACGGCGTTCATATCTTGGACAAAGGTAGGACGCAGTATTTCGCTCTGCACGGGAAGACGGGACATTTAGTGACGGCAGAGAGGATcgacagagagcagctgtgcgAGAGCGTGCAGCAATGTGTGCTGCGCTGTGAGCTGATAGTGGAGGGACAGATGCAGGTTTATGGAATACAAGTGGAAATCACGGACATTAATGATAACTCACCCAGCTTCcgagaggcagaaaaagaactGAGAATGAGCGAGATGACTGTTCTGGGGTCGCGGTTTCCCTTCCAGACGCTCATGACCCGGACTCGGGCCGGAATTCCCTGCAGAGCTACGAGCTGAGCGGTGACGAGCACTTCTCGCTGGCCGTGCAGGCGGGCCCCGGCGGCGATCAGCGTCCCGAGCTGGTGCTGGCGAAGGCGCTGGACCGGGAGGAGGCGGCGTTTCACGAGCTGGTGCTGAGGGCGAGCGACGGCGGCGATCCGGCACGGACAGGCACGGCTCGAATCCGCGTGACTGTGGTGGACGCGAACGACAACGCGCCCGTGTTCAACCAGGAGGAGTACGTGGTGTGTGTGCTAGAGGACTTGCCCGTGGGCTCTGTCCTCGTCACTGTCACGGCCACGGACGCCGACGAAGGGTTAAATGGGCATATTAAATACTcgtttaaaaaaatcacagagaaaGCCTCGCAGATTTTTCAGCTGGACCTTGACACGGGAGCGATTACATTGACACGTAACTTAGACTTCGAGGACCTCACATCCTACGAACTGGAGACACAGGTTCGTGATGGCGGGGACCTTTCTGATTTAGCAAAAGTCGTGATCACTGTGACAGACGTTAACGACAACGCCCCCGAACTCACAGTGTCGTCGGCGTTGAGCGAGATCTCTGAGGATGCCCCGTCAGGGACCGTCGTAGCCTTGGTACACGTGGAGGACCGAGACTCGGGTGCCAACGGCGAGGTGAGCTGCTCGCTGGACGGGGATGTCCCATTCCGCCTGGAGAAATCTTTTGATGAATACTATCGCGTGGTGACGGCGAGAGAGCTGGACCGGGAGCAGGTGTCGGAGTACAACGTGACGGTGCGGGCGGCCGACGGCGGGTCGCCGGCGCTGCAGAGCAGCGCGGTGCTGGCGCTGCGGGTGCTGGACGTGAACGACAACGCGCCGGTGTTCTTGGAGGAGCGCTACAGCGCGCGTGTGGCGGAGAACAACGCGGCGGGCGCGCTGGTGCTGACGGTGCGCGCCACGGACGCGGACTGGGGGCAGAACGCGCGCGTGCGCTACCGGCTGGCGGAGGGGCGGGTGCGGGGCGCGCCGCTGTCGTCGTACGTGTCGGTGCAGGCGGAGACGGGCGCGCTGTACGCGCTGCGCTCCTTGGACTACGAGCAGCTGCGcgagctgcagctgtgggtgcgGGCGGAGGACGGCGGCGCGCCGGCGCTGAGCAGCAACGTGTCGGTGCGGCTGCAGATCGTGGACGAGAACGACAACGCGCCGCAGGTGCTGTAcccgccgccggccgccgcGGCGGCGGGCTCGGGCTCGGTCGGTGGCGGCGTGGTCGTGCGTGGAGCTGGCGCCGCGGCGGTCGGAGGCGGGCGCGCTGGTGGCCAAGGTGGTGGCGGTGGACGCGGACGCGGGGCAGAACGCGTGGCTGTCGTACGAGCTGGCCAAGGCCACGGAGCCGGGGCTGTTCCGCGTGGGGCTGCACAGCGGCGAGGTGCGCACGGCGCGCTCGCCGCTGGCGCGCGACGCGGCGCGCCACagcctggtggtgctggtgcGGGACCACGGGCGGCCGGCGCTGTCGGCCACGGCCACGCTGAGCGTGGTGCTGGCCGAGAGCGTGGCCGAGCTGCTGGCCGAGCTGGGCAGCGCGGCCGACGAGGCGGCGTTGCCGGCCGAGCCGGCCGCCGGCCTGACGCGCTGGCTCGTGCTGGCCGTGGCCGCCGT contains:
- the LOC103825261 gene encoding LOW QUALITY PROTEIN: protocadherin gamma-A10-like (The sequence of the model RefSeq protein was modified relative to this genomic sequence to represent the inferred CDS: inserted 3 bases in 2 codons), which translates into the protein MCAAGRRWGRRQRALLWAVLLAAWEAAWGQLRYSVPEEMPKGSFVGDVAKDLGLQLPALRDNGVHILDKGRTQYFALHGKTGHLVTAERIDREQLCESVQQCVLRCELIVEGQMQVYGIQVEITDINDNSPSFREAEKELRMSEMTVLGSRFPFQXAHDPDSGRNSLQSYELSGDEHFSLAVQAGPGGDQRPELVLAKALDREEAAFHELVLRASDGGDPARTGTARIRVTVVDANDNAPVFNQEEYVVCVLEDLPVGSVLVTVTATDADEGLNGHIKYSFKKITEKASQIFQLDLDTGAITLTRNLDFEDLTSYELETQVRDGGDLSDLAKVVITVTDVNDNAPELTVSSALSEISEDAPSGTVVALVHVEDRDSGANGEVSCSLDGDVPFRLEKSFDEYYRVVTARELDREQVSEYNVTVRAADGGSPALQSSAVLALRVLDVNDNAPVFLEERYSARVAENNAAGALVLTVRATDADWGQNARVRYRLAEGRVRGAPLSSYVSVQAETGALYALRSLDYEQLRELQLWVRAEDGGAPALSSNVSVRLQIVDENDNAPQVLYPPPAAAAAGSGSVGGXAWSCVELAPRRSEAGALVAKVVAVDADAGQNAWLSYELAKATEPGLFRVGLHSGEVRTARSPLARDAARHSLVVLVRDHGRPALSATATLSVVLAESVAELLAELGSAADEAALPAEPAAGLTRWLVLAVAAVSCLFVAFLLLLLALRLRRWQRRQLLPPDSGALRGVPVSHFVGIDGVRAFLQSYSHDVSLTADSRKSQLRFSAGSSCDTLPARPPPDEPAQLLGDDLAGALPLDSAPPS